In Microbacterium binotii, one DNA window encodes the following:
- the kdpA gene encoding potassium-transporting ATPase subunit KdpA: MDAESITFGILQIATLLVALGLAYRPLGDLVAFVFTSPRHARIERGVYRVIGVDTEAEQSWQAYARGVLIFSAAGVLLVYLLQRTQQFLPYALGLPAVPEGLAFNTAVSFVTNTNWQSYSPEATLGYTVQFAGLAVQNFLSAAVGLAVAVALVRGFARRGSATIGNFWVDLVRGIGRILLPLAIVAAIVLIIGGVVQNVSGFTPVDTISGAVQNLPGGPVASQEAIKELGTNGGGFFNANSAHPFENPTPWTNLFEIFLMLVIPVSLPRAFGRMVGDDRQGYAILAVMGTLFAVSLSLLTWFEVQGFGSAPQLAGGAMEGKETRFGIWASTLFATSTTVTSTGAVDSMHDSFTAGGGAMTMINMMLGEVAPGGVGSGLYGMLILAVIAVFIGGLLVGRTPEYLGKRIGPSEIKLASLYILVTPVLVLAGTALSFSVPGVRDDVESTSILNPGLHGFSEVLYAFTSAANNNGSAFAGLTANTPWLNTALGVVMLLGRFIPIVLVLALAGSLAAQERIPGTSGTLPTHRPQFVGLLVVVSVLITALTYFPVLTLGPLAEGLL, from the coding sequence ATGGATGCGGAATCGATCACCTTCGGCATCCTCCAGATCGCGACCCTGCTGGTGGCGCTCGGGCTCGCCTATCGGCCGCTCGGCGATCTCGTCGCCTTCGTCTTCACCTCGCCCCGGCACGCCCGGATCGAACGCGGCGTCTATCGCGTGATCGGCGTCGACACCGAGGCGGAACAGAGCTGGCAGGCGTACGCCCGCGGCGTCCTGATCTTCTCAGCGGCCGGTGTGCTGCTGGTGTACCTCCTGCAGCGCACGCAGCAGTTCCTTCCTTACGCACTGGGCCTTCCCGCGGTGCCGGAGGGGCTCGCCTTCAACACCGCCGTCTCCTTCGTCACCAACACGAACTGGCAGTCGTACTCGCCCGAGGCCACCCTCGGCTACACCGTGCAGTTCGCGGGTCTGGCCGTGCAGAACTTCCTCTCGGCGGCCGTCGGACTCGCCGTCGCCGTCGCCCTCGTGCGTGGCTTCGCGCGGCGCGGATCCGCAACGATCGGCAACTTCTGGGTCGACCTCGTGCGCGGTATCGGCCGCATCCTGCTGCCGCTCGCGATCGTCGCGGCGATCGTGCTGATCATCGGCGGCGTCGTGCAGAACGTCTCGGGCTTCACCCCCGTCGACACCATCAGCGGTGCGGTGCAGAACCTTCCCGGCGGTCCCGTGGCCTCGCAGGAGGCCATCAAGGAGCTCGGCACGAACGGTGGCGGCTTCTTCAACGCCAACTCGGCGCATCCGTTCGAGAACCCGACGCCGTGGACCAACCTCTTCGAGATCTTCCTGATGCTCGTGATCCCCGTCTCCCTGCCTCGCGCCTTCGGTCGGATGGTGGGTGACGACCGCCAGGGCTACGCGATCCTCGCGGTGATGGGAACGCTGTTCGCCGTCTCGCTCTCGCTGCTCACCTGGTTCGAAGTGCAGGGCTTCGGCAGCGCGCCGCAGCTCGCCGGCGGCGCGATGGAAGGCAAGGAGACGCGGTTCGGCATCTGGGCCTCCACCCTGTTCGCCACCTCCACGACCGTCACGTCCACGGGCGCCGTCGACTCGATGCACGACTCCTTCACGGCCGGCGGCGGCGCCATGACGATGATCAACATGATGCTCGGCGAGGTGGCACCGGGCGGTGTCGGATCGGGCCTGTACGGGATGCTGATCCTCGCCGTGATCGCGGTGTTCATCGGCGGTCTCCTGGTGGGTCGGACCCCCGAATACCTCGGCAAGAGGATCGGGCCGAGCGAGATCAAGCTCGCGAGCCTGTACATCCTCGTGACCCCCGTTCTCGTGCTCGCCGGCACCGCGCTGAGCTTCTCGGTGCCGGGTGTGCGCGACGACGTCGAGTCCACCTCGATCCTCAACCCCGGACTGCACGGCTTCAGCGAGGTGCTCTACGCGTTCACCTCGGCGGCCAACAACAACGGCTCCGCGTTCGCCGGTCTCACTGCGAACACCCCGTGGCTGAACACCGCGCTCGGCGTCGTGATGCTGCTCGGCCGCTTCATCCCGATCGTGCTGGTGCTGGCACTGGCGGGCTCGCTCGCCGCGCAGGAGCGCATTCCGGGTACCTCCGGCACCCTTCCGACTCACCGGCCGCAGTTCGTCGGTCTCCTCGTGGTCGTGAGCGTGCTCATCACCGCACTCACCTATTTCCCCGTTCTCACGCTGGGTCCCCTGGCGGAAGGGCTTCTGTGA
- a CDS encoding ATP-dependent DNA ligase, giving the protein MGQLLYDGGSQSFDIDDRALAHLRLVFMNKLRRGEPFLLHLADTSGIGTRSLWVHPGISLVFAFYGSRNPALNREWLDAMMAEANGPHGLTLSPEPAVSDTPHRQPA; this is encoded by the coding sequence ATGGGCCAATTGCTTTACGACGGCGGGAGCCAGTCTTTCGACATCGATGACCGTGCCCTCGCACATCTGCGCCTCGTCTTCATGAACAAGCTGCGCCGCGGCGAGCCGTTCCTGCTGCACCTGGCCGACACGAGCGGCATCGGCACCCGCAGCCTCTGGGTGCACCCGGGCATCTCACTGGTCTTCGCCTTCTACGGCAGCCGCAACCCGGCCCTCAACCGGGAGTGGCTGGACGCCATGATGGCCGAGGCCAACGGGCCTCACGGCCTGACGCTGTCGCCAGAGCCGGCGGTCAGCGACACTCCGCATCGACAGCCTGCGTGA
- a CDS encoding MarR family winged helix-turn-helix transcriptional regulator, whose product MAGSTAQERTIDPAVSAIERLRLAEASLSRRRQTACGPSENARAAMRLILERADAGEDLTPGDIAEHLGVSPAAVSGILDKLHAGGLVAFRTNPDDRRSKLVVPFDRDTDIDELDPVGARIRQAVGELDPETSAAVVQLMEKITQAVDAECR is encoded by the coding sequence ATGGCGGGCAGCACGGCACAGGAACGCACCATCGATCCGGCGGTCTCGGCCATCGAGCGGCTGAGGCTCGCCGAGGCCAGTCTCAGCCGGCGTCGCCAGACCGCCTGCGGTCCGAGTGAGAACGCGCGCGCCGCGATGCGTCTCATCCTCGAGCGCGCGGATGCGGGAGAGGACCTCACCCCGGGCGACATCGCGGAGCACCTGGGCGTCTCGCCCGCGGCCGTCAGCGGCATCCTCGACAAGCTTCACGCCGGCGGGCTCGTGGCCTTCCGCACCAACCCCGATGATCGGCGCAGCAAGCTCGTCGTGCCCTTCGACCGTGACACCGACATCGATGAGCTCGACCCGGTGGGCGCCCGCATCCGTCAGGCGGTCGGGGAGCTCGATCCGGAGACGTCGGCCGCTGTGGTGCAGCTGATGGAGAAGATCACGCAGGCTGTCGATGCGGAGTGTCGCTGA
- a CDS encoding DUF6328 family protein, giving the protein MSEDARDAVPGDGRDESANERADRNWDELMQELRVMQTGTQILTGFLLAVAFQPRFADLDALQVALYISLVVLAGLSTLLALAPVTLHRTVFARRMKPALVRVGARIVAIDLAVIAVLSVGVTALIVDVALGRTAGAVALIVGAVLVVGLWVVLPRRFRRGDHSS; this is encoded by the coding sequence ATGTCAGAGGACGCACGGGATGCCGTACCGGGTGACGGCCGCGACGAGAGCGCGAACGAACGGGCGGATCGCAACTGGGACGAGCTCATGCAGGAGCTGCGCGTGATGCAGACCGGCACGCAGATCCTGACCGGGTTCCTGCTCGCCGTCGCCTTCCAGCCCCGCTTCGCGGACCTCGACGCGCTCCAGGTCGCGCTCTACATCTCGCTCGTCGTCCTCGCAGGCCTGTCGACCCTTCTCGCACTGGCCCCCGTCACCCTGCACCGGACCGTCTTCGCCCGCCGGATGAAGCCGGCCCTCGTGAGGGTCGGCGCGCGCATCGTCGCGATCGATCTCGCCGTCATCGCCGTGCTCAGTGTCGGTGTCACGGCTCTCATCGTGGATGTCGCGCTCGGCCGGACGGCAGGAGCAGTGGCGCTGATCGTGGGCGCTGTGCTCGTCGTAGGCCTCTGGGTCGTGCTGCCCCGTCGGTTCCGCCGTGGGGACCACAGTAGTTAA
- a CDS encoding YbjQ family protein has protein sequence MIIVTTNDVPGRTITEVHGEVFGLTVRSRHIGSNIGASFKALAGGELKGITELLQQTRTEALSRLAAEAQQKGGNAVVAFRFETNDYGDTGGVEVCAYGTAVTIA, from the coding sequence ATGATCATCGTCACGACGAACGACGTCCCCGGTCGCACGATCACCGAGGTGCACGGCGAGGTCTTCGGCCTCACCGTGCGCTCGCGTCACATCGGCTCGAACATCGGCGCCTCGTTCAAGGCCCTCGCCGGCGGCGAGCTGAAGGGCATCACCGAGCTGTTGCAGCAGACGCGCACCGAGGCGCTGTCACGCCTCGCGGCGGAGGCGCAGCAGAAGGGCGGGAATGCCGTCGTGGCCTTCCGGTTCGAGACGAACGACTACGGCGACACGGGCGGCGTCGAGGTCTGCGCCTACGGCACGGCCGTAACGATCGCCTGA
- the kdpB gene encoding potassium-transporting ATPase subunit KdpB gives MSRLPASPDLTRPIESEDSPGARGPRRAFGIAQLAEALPGALAKLNPAALWRNPVMFLVWVGAALTTLIAIAEPFLGGPESTGGSAVPFGFTWGIALWLWLTVIFANLAEAVAEGRGKAQAQALRSTRTSTMAHRLLTYDPERDRAAEKTATTEVASSELTLGDVVVVAAGELIPGDGDIVWGIATVDESAITGESAPVVRESGGDRSAVTGGTRVLSDRIVVRITSRPGETFVDRMIALVEGASRQKTPNEIALNILLASLSIVFVIVVLTLNPIASYAAAPVSVPVLVALLVCLIPTTIGALLSAIGIAGMDRLVQRNVLAMSGRAVEAAGDVTTLLLDKTGTITYGNRRATAFVALPQIDAEELARTAALSSLADPTPEGTSIVDLARGQGIDAAEPEGAVVVPFTAQTRMSGLDLADGTRIRKGAASAVTAWVESEGSVLATATRAQLTSEVEAISTAGGTPLVVAVADAAGTRILGVIHLKDIVKEGLRERFDELRSMGIRTVMITGDNPLTARAIAAEAGVDDYLAEATPEDKLALIRKEQAGGNLVAMTGDGTNDAPALAQADVGVAMNTGTSAAKEAGNMVDLDSDPTKLIDIVRIGKQLLITRGALTTFSLANDVAKYFAIIPAMFMGVFPGLAALNVMQLSSPASAVTSAIIFNAIVIVFLIPLALRGVRYRPASASQVLSRNLLIYGLGGVIAPFVGIKLIDLVVSLIPGF, from the coding sequence ATGTCCCGACTTCCCGCATCCCCCGATCTCACCCGTCCGATCGAGTCTGAGGATTCCCCCGGCGCGCGGGGGCCCCGTCGCGCCTTCGGGATCGCGCAGCTCGCCGAGGCGCTGCCCGGCGCACTCGCCAAACTCAACCCGGCCGCGCTGTGGCGCAACCCGGTCATGTTCCTCGTGTGGGTCGGCGCCGCTCTCACGACCCTCATCGCGATCGCGGAGCCCTTCCTGGGCGGCCCGGAGAGCACCGGCGGCTCGGCCGTGCCCTTCGGCTTCACCTGGGGCATCGCGCTGTGGCTGTGGCTGACCGTGATCTTCGCGAACCTCGCCGAGGCGGTTGCGGAGGGGCGCGGCAAGGCACAGGCGCAGGCGCTGCGCTCGACCCGCACGAGCACGATGGCCCACCGTCTCCTCACCTACGATCCCGAGCGCGACCGCGCGGCCGAGAAGACGGCGACGACCGAGGTGGCCTCGAGCGAGCTGACGCTCGGCGATGTCGTCGTCGTGGCCGCGGGCGAGCTCATCCCCGGCGACGGCGACATCGTGTGGGGGATCGCGACGGTCGACGAGTCGGCCATCACGGGCGAATCCGCGCCGGTGGTCCGCGAATCCGGCGGCGACCGCAGCGCCGTCACCGGCGGCACCCGGGTGCTCAGCGACCGCATCGTCGTGCGTATCACGTCGCGCCCCGGCGAGACCTTCGTCGACCGCATGATCGCGCTCGTCGAGGGCGCCTCGCGCCAGAAGACGCCCAATGAGATCGCCCTCAACATCCTGCTCGCAAGCCTGTCGATCGTCTTCGTGATCGTCGTCCTGACGTTGAACCCGATCGCCTCCTACGCCGCAGCTCCCGTGTCGGTGCCGGTTCTCGTGGCGCTGCTGGTCTGCCTCATCCCGACCACGATCGGCGCGCTCCTGTCCGCGATCGGCATCGCCGGCATGGACCGTCTCGTGCAGCGCAACGTGCTCGCGATGTCGGGGCGTGCGGTCGAGGCGGCCGGCGACGTCACGACGCTGCTGCTCGACAAGACCGGCACCATCACCTATGGCAACCGTCGTGCCACCGCGTTCGTCGCGCTGCCCCAGATCGACGCGGAGGAGCTGGCGCGCACCGCCGCCCTCTCCTCGCTCGCCGACCCGACGCCCGAGGGCACCTCGATCGTCGACCTCGCCCGCGGCCAGGGCATCGACGCTGCCGAGCCCGAGGGCGCGGTCGTCGTCCCCTTCACCGCGCAGACCCGGATGAGCGGGCTCGACCTCGCCGACGGCACCCGCATCCGCAAGGGAGCGGCCTCGGCGGTCACCGCGTGGGTCGAGTCCGAGGGGAGCGTGCTCGCCACGGCCACCAGGGCGCAGCTGACCAGCGAGGTGGAGGCGATCTCGACCGCGGGCGGCACTCCGCTCGTCGTCGCCGTGGCGGATGCCGCCGGCACCCGCATCCTGGGCGTCATCCACCTCAAGGACATCGTCAAGGAGGGGCTGCGCGAACGTTTCGACGAGCTGCGGTCCATGGGCATCCGCACCGTGATGATCACGGGCGACAACCCGCTGACCGCGCGGGCGATCGCCGCCGAGGCCGGTGTCGACGACTACCTCGCGGAGGCGACCCCCGAGGACAAGCTGGCCCTCATCCGCAAGGAGCAGGCCGGCGGCAACCTCGTCGCCATGACCGGTGACGGCACGAACGACGCGCCCGCTCTCGCGCAGGCGGATGTGGGTGTCGCGATGAACACGGGGACGTCCGCGGCGAAGGAGGCCGGCAACATGGTCGACCTCGACAGCGACCCGACCAAGCTGATCGACATCGTGCGCATCGGCAAGCAGCTGCTCATCACCCGCGGCGCCCTCACCACGTTCTCGCTCGCGAACGACGTCGCCAAGTACTTCGCGATCATCCCGGCGATGTTCATGGGGGTGTTCCCCGGCCTCGCGGCCCTGAACGTCATGCAGCTCAGCTCGCCGGCATCCGCCGTCACGAGCGCGATCATCTTCAACGCGATCGTGATCGTCTTCCTCATCCCGCTCGCCCTGCGCGGCGTGAGGTACCGGCCCGCATCCGCATCGCAGGTGCTCAGCCGCAACCTCCTCATCTACGGACTCGGCGGCGTGATCGCCCCGTTCGTCGGCATCAAGCTCATCGACCTCGTCGTGAGCCTCATCCCGGGCTTCTGA
- a CDS encoding potassium-transporting ATPase subunit F, whose product MIVISLVAAALAVAAVVYLVIALVRPEKF is encoded by the coding sequence ATGATCGTCATCTCCCTCGTCGCCGCAGCCCTCGCCGTCGCGGCCGTCGTCTACCTCGTGATCGCGCTCGTGCGGCCGGAGAAGTTCTGA
- the kdpC gene encoding potassium-transporting ATPase subunit KdpC yields the protein MSLRSALRQSGVAVRALLAATLVLGVGYTALITGIGQLALPAQANGSLVTDAAGTVVGSALIGQSFTDADGAALPQYFQSRPSAAGDGYDGAASSGSNLGPENPDLVASIAERRQAVAELEGVDPASVPVDALTASGSGLDPHISPAYAALQVARVARARGLEEGEVRTLVAAHTTGSDLGYLGEPRVNVLELNLALDALKP from the coding sequence ATGTCCCTTCGTTCCGCCCTCCGCCAGTCCGGCGTCGCCGTGCGTGCCCTGCTCGCCGCGACCCTCGTCCTCGGTGTCGGCTACACCGCGCTCATCACGGGCATCGGCCAGCTCGCCCTGCCCGCGCAGGCGAACGGTTCGCTCGTGACGGATGCTGCGGGCACGGTCGTGGGCAGCGCCCTGATCGGCCAGTCGTTCACGGATGCCGACGGCGCCGCGCTGCCGCAGTACTTCCAGTCGCGGCCGTCGGCCGCGGGCGACGGCTACGACGGGGCCGCATCGTCGGGGTCCAACCTGGGCCCCGAGAACCCCGACCTGGTCGCCTCGATCGCCGAGCGTCGGCAGGCGGTCGCCGAGCTCGAGGGCGTCGACCCCGCATCCGTCCCGGTCGACGCGCTCACCGCATCCGGGTCCGGACTCGACCCGCACATCAGCCCCGCCTACGCGGCGCTGCAGGTGGCCCGCGTCGCCCGCGCACGTGGGCTCGAGGAGGGGGAAGTGCGGACGCTCGTCGCGGCGCACACGACCGGATCCGACCTCGGGTACCTGGGCGAGCCGCGGGTGAACGTGCTCGAGCTGAACCTCGCCCTCGACGCACTGAAGCCGTGA